The DNA sequence GCGGGGGTGCTCCCGCAGATCCGGGAGGGCACCCGTCTGCAGGTTGGCCCCGGGGCGCTGGGTTCGTATCTGCTAACGAACCTGACGGTGCCGGTACGGATCGATTCCGGTCTGCTGCCGGATGAAGTTGTCGACCTCGACGGGCGGGGCCTGCTGCTCGGAGAACCCGTCACCACGTATCTGGCCGGTGGACAACGACTGCGGGACTGGGCAGATGGCCGTCCTGTCCTTCATCCGGTCGAATACACCCACGACGTCAGTCGCTTGTCCGCCGATCCTTTTGTCGCGGTCAACACCGCAGTCGAGATCGACGTGCACGGTCAGATCAACGTCGAGGGCACGGCGACCGCCGTCTTTGGTGGCATCGGTGGGCACGGGGACTACGCCGCGGCGGCGGCGAGCACAGCCGGCGGCGTCAGCATCATCGCGGTGGCGACCACCCACAACGACACCTCGACTCTTGTCTCCTCACTGTCGCGTCCGGTCAGCACTCCGGCGCATGACGTGGGAATCGTTGTCACCGAACGCGGTTCGGTTGATCTACGGGGGCTCGACCGGACCGAACGTACCGCGGCGCTGACACGGTTGTGGGGCGAGGCCGGCATTCGTCAACAGAAAATCGAAAGGTAGAACTCATGGGAGAAGTACACCTCGACGGCAAAGTCGCCATCGTCACCGGCGGTGGCCGCGGAATCGGACGGGCACACTGCCTGGAACTGGCCAGACACGGCGCCGCGATTGTCGTCAACGACCCCGGCGTCTCCCGCGACGGCACGGACTCGGGTGAGAGCCCCGCCGAGCAGGTCGCCCGGGAGATCGTCGAGGCCGGCGGAAAGGCGGTGGCCAACAAGGGCTCGGTCACCAGCTGGAGCGACGGCGCCGATCTGATCGCCCAGGCCATCGAGGAGTTCGGCCGCCTCGACATCGTGGTCAACAACGCGGGCATCGTTCGCGACAAGCTGATCACCAGGATGACCGAGGAGGACTGGGATGCTGTCATCGCGGTCCACCTCAAGGGCACGTTCTCGGTGACCAAACATGCGTGCGACCACTTCCGGAACGAATCGAAGGCCGGCGCCGACGTCCGCGGCCGGATCATCAACACCACATCGGGTGCAGGACTCAAAGGCAATGCGGGACAAGCGGCGTACAGCGCGGCAAAGGCTGCGATCGCCGGCCTGACGCTCACGACGGCATTGGAGATGGAGCGGTACAACGTCACGGCGAACGCGATCTCGCCGGTCGCGGCAACCCGGTTGTCCGCCGATGTCTTCACCGGCGACAAGGCCAACGATCCGAGCCTCGATCCCGGTCAGAGTTCACCTGTGGTGGCCTGGCTGGCCTCCGACGAGGCCGCCTGGCTGACCGGACAGGTCTTGCGGGTCGACGGGGATCTGTTGATCCGGATGATCGGCTGGACACAGAAGCCCGAGAGGTATCGCGCACGCGCGGATGGCAAGCTCGATGTCGCCGAACTGAGCCATGCAGCCCGCCTGCTATACGGCACGGCACCGGACGGCTTTGTCGCACAACTGGTCACCAACTGACACAGATCGATGTACCCGGCCGTTGGCCTCGGCCCCGGGTCAGAAGGGTTCAGCTCACACCGGTCACATCACCGCGGTCGAGGTCTTCACCGCGATGATCTGATCCCAGTCGTATCCCAGCTCGGGCCCGGAGGAGGAACGGGCAGTGTGGCTCCCGTGGGACGGAACACCGTGTCTGTTTCTCTCGCCATCGCCCGACGGTGATGGACGCATATCTGCAGTTCGCGGCCGTTGCACGGGCCTGCAGGCCAACGATGGCCATCCGGACTCTAAACAGTTAGATGAAATAGAGGTTCGTACTTTTTTAAAACACATGCACCGAGAGGATCCCTGACCTATCGTCAAGCGGTACTCGACCGATTTCGATGACAAGGATCGTCACCCAGATGACGCAACACCTCGTATTCCTCCTGCTCGGTCTCGGCAACGGGGCTGTGTTCGGTGCACTCGCCCTTGCTGTTGTGATGACCTACCGGAGCTCCGGCGTCCTCAACTTCGCCACCGGCTCGATCGCCCTCTACACCGCCTACGCCTACGCGTACCTGCGGCAGGGCGAACTGCTCATCCTGGTCCCGGGATTCCCCGTCACGGTCGAGGTCAGCGACCCGATGGGTCTGTGGCCGGCGATGCTGATTGCCCTCGTGATGGCGGCGATCCTCGGACTACTCCTCTACCTACTCGTCTTCCGGCCACTACGGACCGCGCCGCCGGTCGCCAAGGCTGTTGCAGCGCTCGGTATCTCGTTGCTGATCAGCGGACTGGTGGCCCAGATGATCGGTACCACGCCGATCGCTGTCGACCCGATCTTCCCCACCGAGGTGTGGTCGGCGGGCGACCTCCGTGTGTCGTCGGACCGCATCTACTTCGCCATCACCGTCGTGGTGGTTGCCGTGGTGCTGGCAGCGATCTTCCGGTTCACCAAGTTCGGTCTGGCGACCCGCGCGGCCGCCGAGAGCGAGCGGGGCGCGTATATCAGCGGAATCTCTCCGGACCGGGTCGCGGTGTACAACTGGATGATCAGCTCGGCCGTTGCCGGACTGGCGGGCATCCTGATCGCACCCATCGTCCCGCTGGTGCCGGTGGCCTACACACTGTTCATCGTCCCCGCTCTTGCCGCGGCGATCGCTGCCCGTTTTCAGTGGGTCGTCGTTGCTGCGGTGGGTGGTCTCGTCATCGGAATGCTGCAGTCCGAAGCCCAGAACCTGGCCACGAAGTTCGACTGGCTGCCGTCGGCGGGGCTGCCGGAACTGGTGCCACTGATCATCATCCTGCTGTTGCTCGTGGTACGGGCACAACCACTTCCCTCTCGCGGTGCTGTCATCGAACGCAACCTCGGCAGAGCTCCACGACCCGAACACGTGGTGTGGACCACCATCGCATTCGGGATCATCGCATTGCTGGGACTCATCCTCCTGGACGACCGGTTCCGGACCGGGTTGATCGTCAGTCTGATCATGGCGATCGTCGCTCTGTCCACGGTGGTAGTCACCGGATACGCCGGTCAGGTGTCGTTGGCGCAGTTGACCATCGCGGGAGTTGCGGGGTTCGCGGTCGGGCCGCTCACCTCCGATCTGCACATACCGTTCCCGATCGCGCCGCTGGTCGCGGCCCTGATCGCAGCTGTCCTCGGCGTGATCATCGGTCTGCCCGCCCTCCGGATACGAGGTCTCACCGTCGCTGTGGTGACACTGGCCATGGCCTACGCGGTCGAGGCGGTGTGGTTTCGCAACAGTGACTTCGTCGGTTCGGCCGGCCAGGCGGTGCCTTCGCCGAAGCTGTTCGGGTGGGACCTGGGAATCGGTGCGGGCCTGGAGTATCCGCGGCTGCGGTTCGGCGTTCTGTGCCTGATCGTTCTCATCGCGGTGGGCGTCGGGGTCGCCCTGCTCCGGCGCAGCAAACTCGGTGCCCAGATGTTGGCCGTACGCGCCAACGAGCGATCCGCTGCCGCTGCCGGCGTCAATGTCACGGTCATCAAGATCGCGGCGTTTGCGATCGCGGCATTCATCGCGGGGCTCGGCGGCTCGCTGCTGGCCTACCAGCAGCAGGCGGTGACCTTTGATTCGTTCTCCGCGCTCAACGGGCTGATCCTCTTCGGTGCGGTGTATCTCGCGGGCGCGACGTCGGTCTCCGGTGGCAACCTCGCCGGGATCACGGCTGCGGGCGGATTGCTGATCATCGTGATCGACGAGGCATTCACCGTCAGCGGCTGGTACCCGGTGGTTGCGAGTCTGCTGCTCGTCCTCACCGTGATTTTCAACCCGGAGGGCGTGGTGGGACCGGTACACACTCTGATCGCCAGGTGGCGGAGCAGGTCGAAGGCGCCCGACGACACGGCAACCGGTGCCGCTGCGGCAATCGAGGTGGCGGCCGTGAAGCGCCCGGCGCTCGATCCGGACGCGCCGCCGGTACTCGAACTGCGGAACGTGTCAGTGCGTTACGGCGGTGTTGTCGCCGTCGACGATGTGTCGTTCTCGGTCGCCAAGGGAACGGTGGTCGGACTGATCGGACCCAACGGTGCGGGCAAGACCACGCTGATCGACGCGATCAGCGGATTCGCCCCGCACACCGGAGACGTGGTGCTCGGTGGCAAGTCCATCGACAAACTGCTGCCACACAAACGAATCCGCGCCGGCCTCGGCCGGACATTCCAGGCCATCGAGTTGTACGACGACCTGAGTGTCATCGAGAACATCAAGGTCGGGCTCACGGCAGCGAGTTCGCCCGAGGGGCGGGTCTCGGACATGACCGACGAGGCGAGAGTCGACGCCATCTTCGGGCTGCTCGGCCTGGAACCGGTTCGAGACCGGCCCGCTTCCGAATTGTCCCAGGGCCAGCGTCAACTCGTCTCGATCGCACGGGCACTGGTCGGGTCACCGACCGCGCTGTTGCTGGACGAACCAGCCGGTGGTCTGGACACGTCGGAAAGTCGCTGGCTGGCAGAACAATTGCGGGCAGTACGTGACAGTGGCGTCAGCATCCTGCTCGTCGATCACGACATGGGATTTGTCCTGGGCCTGTGTGACCGCATCCACGTACTCAACTTCGGCAAGGTGATCGTGTCCGGGACGCCGGACGAGGTGCGCAACGACCGCACGGTCGCCGAGGCCTATCTGGGCAACGCCCACGCAGAGGAGATCACATCATGACCGACGCCATCACAGCCACATCGGACTACGCCCTGGAGTGCAAGGATCTGACCGTCGGTCACGGGTCGGTGGCCGTGCTCCGCGGTTTCGATCTGGCCTTGCGGCAAGGAGAGGTGCTGGCGTTGCTCGGCCCGAACGGCGCCGGCAAGACAACCTTGCTGGGGACGCTGGCCGGTCTGCTGCCTCGGCTCTCCGGCGGGGTGTCGGTGGCCGGTCGAGCGCTGCCGAACGGCAGGCCGGCCGCGGCCAACAAGTCGGGGCTGGTGTTGGTTCCGGACGATCGTGCACTGTTCACCACGTTGACGGTCAGAGAGAACATCACCATCGCCAACAAGTCAGGCGGCCTCGACCTCGACGGCGCCATGGAGTTGTTCCCGGCTCTGACAAAGAGACTCAAGGTCACTGCCGGTTCTCTGTCCGGCGGTGAGCAGCAGATGCTCGCGGTGGCGCGGGCGCTCGTCCAGAATCCCAGAGTCCTGTTGATCGACGAGATGAGCATGGGGTTGGCTCCGGTCATCGTCGAGAATCTGCTGCCGGTGGTTCGGCGCATCGCGGATGAGACGAACGCTGTGGTGGTGCTGGTCGAGCAACATGTCAGCCTGGCGCTCAGCGTTGCCGACGAGGCCATCGTCGTGGTGCACGGAGATGTGCATCTGCGAGGTAAAGCCGCCGAACTCGCGGCCGACCCGAACCGCTTGGAGGCGGCATATCTGGGGGAGACAGCCGCGGTCTGAAGCGGTCCGGCGCTTCACACCCGGTGAGTGCCGTGGTGACGGCTCGGTCTCGGGTGATGCGCTCAGGGTCGCGGGTCCAGCGCCGAATCGATGACCTGGTCGATGAACGAGCGATCGACGGACCGCCGCAGCACCGACACCTGCAGGACGATCGGACCGACGAGCTGGAGCAGCAGGGTTGACGGGTCGACCGCGTCGATCAGATCGCGCTGCTTCGAATGCTCCAATTTGGTCGCCAGAGTCTGGGTCATCCGTCGGTTGAGGTCACGGCAGAGGTCGGCGATTCGCTGATCACTGCCACCGCTCGCGACGATCGCGGCCAGGAATTGCCGCGACACAGGCTCACTCAGCACGTAGGCCATCCGGGTCAGTTCACGGCGCAACCATGGACGCAACGGTCCGGAGCCCAGACGCAGGAGCGGGTCGTCCACCGTTGTGAGTGCTTCCGACAGCAGATCCGTCGTGTCGGGCCAATGGCGGTAGATCGTGGCACGCCCCACTCCGGAATGTTTGGCGACGCGGTGATGGGTAAGGGACGCAGCGCCCTCCGCTTCGAACAACTCCCTGATCGTCTCGCGGACCGCGGCTCGAGTTCTGGACACTCTGGGATCCGGAGTCTTTGCCGCGTTCATATCAGCAGGATATGTAGTCGCATCGGTGCGAGCGACCCACCGACCGACGGACCCCAGCCGGGGCGCACGCCGTCGGTGGTCATCAGGCAGGAGGCAGTTGACCTCGGAGCAACCCCCACGCGATCAACTTCACCAGGTACTCAAGCGGGTCGACGAGATCGATAATCATTTAACTGTTTCCTTCCGTTCCGGTCTTGTCAGGCTAGTGGACGGGCTACGCTTGCGAGGCAAAATGCATCGAAGAGTTTGAGACAATCTGCATCAGAGTAAGAAAGTACAACCTGTCGAACTAATCGGCGAAATAGCTATACATTTAGCTGATTAAGTGAGTACGATCAGCGTGCCTGAGGTCGGGGATGACCAGCGGGAAGGAGTGCGCCATGTCTACGACAGCCAAACCGGACGCCGCCACGGCTCCGACGGAGCGCGTGTCGGACGCCAGGAGGCGCGCGGAGGCGGCGCGTGCCGCGCTAGACCTTGTAGAAGCGGAAGTGGCCGCGGCTGAAGCCGAAGCTACTGCGGCACAAGCGAGAACGCGGCTGTCCGAATTGCGGAATTCGTCCGCGCAGGGTGACGAAAAGCAATCCGGCGCAACGGTTGTTGTCGATGAATCGGTCAAAGACAAGGCCGTCAAGCCAGATTCGGACACCGCCCCTTCGCCCCGGCAGATTGTTCACGAGCCGGTTGACGTGTCTGATGGCGACCGCCCGCGACCGGGACGTCGCCCTGCGCGACTTCTCGCCGTCGGTGTGGGCAAGCTGCGGGCGTGGTGGCGGCCGTGGGCGGTGAGTGTGATCGTCCTGATCGTCGCGGCCGCGGCACTGGCCGTGGTGAGTATCGAACAGCGGTCCGATCATCGCGGAACGATCGCCACACGAGACCATGACCTCCAGATCGTCGACACCGCACGCGAAGGCGTGCGGGCCATGCTCAGTGTCGATCAGAATTCCGTTGACGCCGACGTCGAGAAGATCCTCGACGGCGCGACAGGTGAGTGGAAGGCCGACTTCAGCCAGCGTTCGGCCGCCTTCGCCACAGTGGTGCGCGACGCAAACGTCACCACCGTCGGAAAGATCGACAACGCGGGTATCGAGAAGCGCAACGCCGACGGGTCCTACTCGGTACTCGTTGCCGCGTCATCTCAGGTGACCAACGCTGCCGGCGCACAAGACGAGCCACGCAAATGGAGACTGAGAGTCACGGTCAAGCCCACAGCGCAAGGCGACAAGATCGCGAAGATGGAGTTCGTGCCATGACGGCGAGCCTGATCAAAGAGTCCGACGCAGACGCCGATCCGGCCGTCGACACCGCAGATGTGGCTCACACCCAGCCCATCGAGTCCGAGAACACCTCAGGGGTTCCTGCCGGCAGAAGGCGGCGAGCGGCGGCGCTGGGGGTCGACATCGTTGTACCCGTAGCGCTGATCGCAGCCGTCCTCCTCGGCACGAGGGGCCTCACGGCATCGGAAGGCGCGAGGACGGCTGCGATCGCGGCCGCCGGCACGATCGCCGTGTTGTCCCTGCTCAATCTGGTCGGATGGCAGGCGTGGCAGGGGCACACCCTGGGCAACGAGGCACTCGGATTCGTCACACGCCGGGTGGGTCGCACCTCCTGGCGGACACCCGAACGCGTCACACCTCGAAAGATCGCCCGGACCGTTGTGCTTGTCCTCCTGTGCATCTCGGTCATCGGACTCGCTGTGGGTGTGACCGCGCAAAGTGCTGGAGAAACGTCAGATGATCGTGCTGTCGCGCAGATGAGGAACACCGCCGCAGGTGAGGCCGGTACCATCGTCAAGAACCTGCTGACGTACAAATACGCCACGGTCGATGCCGAGATCGCCAGTGCGCAACAGCGATTGACCGGACAGTTTCTCGACTACTACCGCACGTACACCGAGCAGGTGGTGATTCCGACAGCTCGCGAAAAGCAGGTGACGACGGTCGCCGAGGTCACCGGCACGGCAGTCACGGAGGCCACTGCCGACGCGGCGTCGGTCCTGGTGTTCCTGAACCAGACGACGACGTCGACCGACGACCAGAATCCGGTCAGCACCGCCTCGACGGTTCTGGTACATCTCGTCCGATCCGAAGGCGTTCTCAAGGTCGACGAGTTGGTGCCCTCGTGATGGCGGTCCCTCACACCTCTTCGGTGCCCAAGATGCTCGCCAAACCGCTCTCCGGCGTCGGTCAGTTCTTCGCGATGTGCGGATTGACGGCACGGGCATCGCTCCGCGGACCGATCCAGTGGCGCGAGTTCATCGACCAATCGTGGTTCGTGGTCTCGGTGTCGTTGCTCCCGACGCTCCTGGTGGCCATGCCGTTCACCGTGCTGGTGGTGTTCACGCTCAACCTGCTCCTGGTGGAGTTCGGCGCCGCCGATCTGTCGGGCGCCGGCGCGGCACTGGGTGCGGTGACACAGGTCGGCCCGTTGGTGACAGTGCTGATCGTCGCCGGTGCCGGTGCGACCGCGATGTGTGCGGACCTGGGCGCCAGAACAATTCGCGAAGAGATCGACGCGATGCAGGTGCTCGGGATCGATCCACTGCACCGACTGGTTGTTCCGCGGATCGCAGCGCTGACCGTGGTGGCGTTCCTGCTCAACGGCCTGGTGATCTTGATCGGTCTCGTCGGCGGCTACATGTTCTCGGTGTACGTCCAGAACGTGACGCCGGGTGCCTACGTGTCCGGTCTGACTCTGGTCACCCACTTGCCGGAGCTGGTGATCTCCTGCGTCAAAGCACTCAGTTTCGGACTGATCGCCGGTCTGGTCGCGTGCTATCGCGGTCTTGTCGTCTCCGGTGGGCCCAAAGCGGTGGGCAACGCCGTCAACGAAACAGTTGTCTACGCATTCATGGCACTGTTCGCCGTCAACGTCGTGATCACCGCCGTCGGAGTGAAAGCGACACTGGGATAAGCAATGGCGACTCAGGTCAATCAAGAGATGGCGGTCTTGCGGTCGCGCTTCCACCGCCCTCGGGCAAGTCTGATCAAGCGTCTTTCCCCGTTGCTGAAACTGGGTGATGCCGGCAACTTCTACCTCCAGGCTTTCCGTGCTGTTCCCAGGGCACTGGCCAGCTACCCCAAGGAGATGCTGCGACTGGTCGCTGAACTGGGAATGGGAGCCGGTGCGCTCGCAGTGATCGGCGGAACCGTGGTGATCGTCGGGTTCTTGACGCTGTCTGCCGGTGCGCTCCTGGCCGTTCAAGGGTTCAACTCACTGGGCGACATCGGCGTGGAGGCTTTGACGGGGTTCTTCTCGGCGTTCATCAATGTGCGGATCGCGGCTCCGGTCACCGCTGGAATCGGTTTGGCGGCAACGATCGGCGCCGGAACCACCGCGCAGCTCGGAGCGATGCGGATCAGCGAGGAAATCGACGCGCTGGAAACCATGTCGGTCGATTCGGTTGCCTATCTCGTGGCCACCAGAATGATCGCCGGAACGTTTGTGGCGCTGCCTTTGTACGCGTTGGCGGTGATCATGGCGTTCATCTCGTCTCGGGTGGCGACCACCCTGTTCTACGGTCAGAGCGCCGGTGTCTACGACCACTATTTCGCCACCTTCCTGCGTCCGATCGACCTGGTCTGGTCCTTCCTCCAGGCCATCGTGATGGCCATCTCGGTCATGCTCATCCACACCTACTACGGCTACTCGGCCTCCGGTGGCCCGGCCGGGGTCGGCGAGGCCGTGGGACGTGCGGTCCGGTCGTCTCTGATCGCGGTGGTGATGGTGACATTGCTTGTGTCACTGGCGATCTACGGCACCGGCGGCAACTTCAACCTGGCCGGGTGAGATGATGACCGATCTACCGCTCTGGAGAAGACTCCTCGGAGCAGCGCTGATGCTGGTCGCGCTGGTCCTCGTGGTCACCTTGTGCCTGTTGTCGTTCACCGGTTCGTTCAAGAAGACGGTCGACATCGTGGTGACCTCGGAGCGCGCAGGCCTGATCCTCAATCCCGGTGCGAAGGTGAAGGTGGACGGCGTCGAAGTGGGCCGGGTCAAGGAATTGCAGTCGGAGGGCGGCAAGGCGCGTCTGGTATTGGCGATCGAGGAGAACCGTGCGTCGGGCATCCCGGCGAACTCGGGTGCAAACATCGCGGCGACAACGGTTTTCGGATCGAAGTTCGTCGAGCTGACACCACCGGTCGATGCGCCGCGTGGACGGCTGAGGGGTGGCGAGGTGATTTCCGCGTCGAATGTCACGACCGAGGTCAACACGGTCTTCCAGAACATCGTCGACGTGACGAACGCGGTGGACGTCGACAAGTTGAAGAGCGCACTCGGGGCACTGGCCGAGGGGCTTCGTGGACAGGGGGCCGAACTCGGCAACACCATCAACCAGTTCAACGAGATCCTGGTCAGATTCAACGCCGAGATGCCGACGTTCACCGACGATGTCCGCAGGAGTGCCCGGGTGGCCGAACTGTACGCCGATCTCGGTCCGCAACTGGTCACCTTGTTGGACACCGGCGCGACCACGTCGAACACGATCGTGCGGCACGCAGCGGACCTCGATCGCCTGCTGATGTCGGCCATCGGCTTCGGGAATGAGGGCTCGGCGGTTCTGGGAGAGAACAAAGAGGATGCGATCACGTTGATACACAACCTGGTTCCCACGACAGCCCTGCTGGAGAAGTATCAGGCCGTGCTCGGGTGCTTGCCCCACGAATCAGTGGTCGACCTGGCGCGCGTGGATCGGATGGGTGCGGGCAACACCGGCTATTCGCTTGATCTCGATGTCTCGCTCAATTTGGGCGACGACGCCTACAAGTACCCGGAGAACCTCCCGAAGGTCGCCGCCAAGGGTGGTCCGAACGGCGAGCCCGGCTGTTATCCGACCATCACCGAGAAGAACTTCCCGGCACCGTATCTGGTGATGAACACCGGTGCCATCCTGACCGGTACCGGAACGTACACACCCCGGATCGGCAACCCGATATTCGCGGACTACCTGTTCGGCAACGTCGGGGGTGGCCGATGAGATCGGCGGCGATCAAATTGGGTCTGTTCATGGCGGTGACCGTGTTGATTCTCGCGCTGCTGGTTGTGGTGTTCGGAGAGGTGAGGTTCCGGTCCAACGACGGATACAAGGCGGTGTTCACCGACTCGTCCGGACTCAAGACCGGCGATTTTGTCCGCATCGCCGGCGTCGAGGTCGGCAAGGTCGAATCGGTCGAGGTGTACAACAACACGTTGTCGCGAGTGACCTTCGACGTCGACGCGGCCAACCCCCTGACCACGCAGACCAGAGCACAGGTCCGGTACGCGAACCTCATCGGCGACCGGTATCTGGAACTCGCCGATCCTGGTGACGGAGGCGGCCGCCTGAACACCGGCGGGACGATCCCCGTCGAACGGACCAGCCCGGCCCTCGATCTCGACGCTCTACTCGGCGGATTCCAGCCGTTGTTCAAAACGCTCGATCCCGACACCGTGAACTCGATCAGCGAACAGATCGTGCACCTGGTGCAGGGCGAAGGTGGCAACATCGATCAGATACTGTCCCAGACAGCAGATTTCACCGACGCGATCGCCGATCGTGACGCTCTCATCGGGGCGGTGGTCACCAATGTCAACACGGTTCTGAAGTCCTTCGACAACAACCGGCAGTCACTGTCGAACGGCTTGGACCAATTGCAGCGGCTGGTCAGCGGTCTGGCCGGCGATGCCGAACCCCTCGCGCAGGCGGTCGCGAACATCAGCGATGCCTCCGGGGCGGTTGCCGCGCTCATGCAGCAGGTGCGTCCGGACATCCGCGAGGATCTCAACCAGATCAGCCGGGTGAGCAGCCTGATCAACGACGACCGGGAATATCTCGACGGCCTGCTGACCCGCCTGCCGGCCGACTATCGTCAGCTCTCACGCCTGGGGCTGTACGGCGACTTCTTCGGCTTCTACCTCTGCGACGTCACCCTCAAGGTCAATGGTCCCGACGGTGAACCGGTGTATCTCGAGCTGGCCAAACAAGGAACCGGGAGGTGCACGCCCTGATGATGGAGTTCCAGCAGGGAAACAGCGTGCGGGTCGGCCTCATCGGTTTGTCGCTGGTGGTGTTGGCGGTGTTGACCGGTATCCAATTCGACCGGCTGCCAATGGTATCCGCCGAGCCCGTCTACAAGGCGTACTTTGCCGAGGCCGCCGGGCTCAAGTCCGGAGACGACGTGGTTGTTGCCGGTGTCCGGGTCGGTCAGGTCGATTCGATCAGCGTCACCGACAGCAACAAGGTGCTCGTCGAGTTCACCGCGGCCGGTGTCGAGGTCGGCGACGACTCCAGAGCTGCCATCAAGAACCG is a window from the Williamsia sp. DF01-3 genome containing:
- a CDS encoding MCE family protein, whose translation is MRSAAIKLGLFMAVTVLILALLVVVFGEVRFRSNDGYKAVFTDSSGLKTGDFVRIAGVEVGKVESVEVYNNTLSRVTFDVDAANPLTTQTRAQVRYANLIGDRYLELADPGDGGGRLNTGGTIPVERTSPALDLDALLGGFQPLFKTLDPDTVNSISEQIVHLVQGEGGNIDQILSQTADFTDAIADRDALIGAVVTNVNTVLKSFDNNRQSLSNGLDQLQRLVSGLAGDAEPLAQAVANISDASGAVAALMQQVRPDIREDLNQISRVSSLINDDREYLDGLLTRLPADYRQLSRLGLYGDFFGFYLCDVTLKVNGPDGEPVYLELAKQGTGRCTP